A genomic region of Nitrospinaceae bacterium contains the following coding sequences:
- a CDS encoding group 1 truncated hemoglobin — protein sequence MTDNLYEAIGGEGAVDAAVDLFYRKVLSDERISHFFDTTDMDEQRAKQKSFLTMVFGGPNEYTGKDMRTAHAPLVERGLEESHFNIVAGHLQATLDELGVPADLAGQVMTLAASTKDDVLNK from the coding sequence ATGACAGACAATCTCTACGAAGCTATTGGCGGAGAAGGCGCAGTGGACGCAGCCGTAGACTTATTTTACCGAAAAGTACTGTCCGATGAGAGAATCAGCCACTTTTTCGACACAACAGATATGGACGAGCAACGCGCAAAACAGAAATCTTTTCTCACCATGGTATTCGGAGGCCCAAACGAATATACCGGGAAAGATATGCGAACCGCCCATGCGCCGCTGGTTGAACGCGGGCTAGAAGAATCACATTTCAATATCGTTGCCGGACACCTCCAGGCTACGCTTGACGAACTGGGTGTTCCAGCCGATTTGGCGGGCCAAGTGATGACCTTGGCCGCCAGCACAAAAGACGATGTTTTGAACAAATAA
- a CDS encoding 2Fe-2S iron-sulfur cluster binding domain-containing protein: MVEIRHAESTYESSPEESVLDVLMRNGTQIPYSCKKGTCLTCMLKARSGSVPPEAQAGLKETLRLQGYFLACICTPQENIEVEFPDDAALYSRATVYSVEKISSAVCRVLLEPAAPLFYHAGQFINIRRNDGLTRSYSLASVPRTDKQLELHVKKLPRGQMSNWIYDELKPGEHIDFQGPNGTCFYTPGSGVQPLLLIGNGTGLAPLYGIARDALLDGHKGPIHLYHGSRHPDGLYFRETLLELEENHSNFTFFSCLSGEDVPSGDRAGRAEKIAFSDHLNLKGMKIFLCGYPAMVNAAQKKAYLAGADLQDIYADAFEMKELRKTPRD; this comes from the coding sequence ATGGTCGAAATACGCCACGCCGAATCTACATACGAGAGCTCGCCCGAAGAGTCGGTGCTTGATGTTCTGATGCGCAACGGGACACAAATTCCCTACTCATGCAAAAAGGGCACTTGCCTCACGTGCATGCTCAAAGCCCGTTCTGGATCTGTTCCTCCAGAGGCCCAGGCGGGTCTAAAGGAAACATTGCGGCTGCAAGGCTATTTTCTGGCATGCATATGCACTCCTCAGGAAAATATCGAGGTGGAATTTCCCGACGATGCCGCGCTGTATAGCCGGGCGACTGTATACTCTGTTGAAAAAATATCCAGCGCTGTGTGTCGGGTTCTTCTTGAGCCGGCCGCCCCGCTCTTCTACCACGCTGGACAATTCATCAATATAAGAAGAAATGACGGTTTAACCAGAAGCTATTCTCTCGCTAGTGTTCCTCGCACGGACAAACAACTCGAACTCCACGTAAAAAAACTGCCCCGAGGCCAGATGAGTAATTGGATATACGACGAATTAAAGCCCGGCGAGCATATTGATTTTCAGGGGCCAAACGGAACATGTTTTTACACTCCAGGGAGTGGCGTGCAGCCACTTCTCTTAATAGGGAATGGTACCGGTCTGGCTCCCCTTTATGGAATAGCTCGGGACGCCCTGCTCGATGGCCACAAAGGCCCCATTCATCTTTATCATGGGAGTCGCCATCCGGATGGCCTTTATTTTCGGGAAACGCTTTTAGAATTAGAGGAAAACCATTCCAATTTCACGTTTTTTTCATGCCTCTCGGGCGAGGATGTACCTTCAGGCGACCGGGCGGGTCGTGCCGAGAAAATCGCATTTTCCGACCATTTAAATCTCAAGGGAATGAAGATCTTCCTTTGCGGCTATCCCGCCATGGTGAACGCCGCCCAAAAAAAGGCATACCTCGCTGGTGCCGACCTACAGGATATTTATGCCGACGCATTCGAAATGAAGGAATTGAGAAAAACACCCCGCGATTGA
- a CDS encoding OmpA family protein, protein MFKGKSERGEHWISISDLMSGLMVIFLFIAISYMKEVTKDRDKIMEIAVTWQQTQEELYKALNKEFKDDLRRWRATLNRETLSIRFHNPELLFDEGKSTIKEGFQEILNSFFPRYVKILHHDRFRQSIAEVRIEGHTSSEWSRTIVGDTAYFMNMELSQDRTRAVLEFCMRLPDMRNFREWAKGNITANGLSSSKIVKSVNGEENKLLSRRVEFRVRTNADQQIAKILTLG, encoded by the coding sequence ATGTTCAAGGGAAAATCCGAGAGAGGCGAGCACTGGATATCGATTTCGGATCTAATGTCCGGCCTCATGGTTATTTTTCTCTTCATCGCCATCAGTTATATGAAAGAAGTGACCAAGGATCGCGACAAGATTATGGAAATCGCTGTCACCTGGCAGCAAACCCAAGAGGAGCTCTACAAAGCGCTCAACAAGGAATTCAAGGACGACCTAAGGCGCTGGCGAGCGACACTGAATCGAGAAACCTTGTCCATACGATTCCACAACCCAGAACTTCTTTTCGATGAGGGAAAATCAACCATCAAGGAGGGGTTCCAAGAAATTCTCAATAGCTTTTTTCCGCGCTACGTCAAAATTCTTCATCATGACCGCTTCCGGCAAAGCATCGCCGAGGTGCGCATCGAGGGACACACATCCTCCGAGTGGAGCCGGACCATCGTGGGCGACACCGCTTATTTCATGAACATGGAACTCTCGCAGGACCGCACCCGTGCCGTCCTGGAATTTTGTATGCGCCTGCCCGATATGCGAAATTTCCGCGAATGGGCCAAAGGCAACATCACGGCGAATGGCTTATCTTCAAGTAAAATAGTCAAATCGGTGAACGGAGAGGAGAACAAGTTGCTCTCGCGCCGGGTGGAATTTCGCGTCCGCACCAACGCCGACCAACAAATCGCCAAAATCCTCACTCTGGGCTAA
- a CDS encoding creatininase family protein, translating to MERARSLMEMTSPETAEALKKTNLAIIPIGSVEQHGKHLPMGTDYYAAEALARRTASLTGGLLVDFIPFGVTPLHMGFPGTISLRAETMIAVFMDVVGSVHHHGARNFVFYNWHERNLPVVEIAAERAQNELEGAKVLIVHAHFIAKDNYGQEVGLTHGGELEVLPVMADRPELVHLDLADDPSPQGHGVAQDRLRRDPAVYYIPKDVKTMYASGWYGNINDTSPERVDEVVEGTSRIAAERIKAYFEI from the coding sequence ATGGAACGCGCACGCAGCCTGATGGAAATGACAAGCCCCGAGACGGCCGAGGCTCTTAAGAAAACGAACCTTGCCATTATCCCAATCGGCAGCGTCGAGCAGCACGGCAAGCATCTCCCGATGGGCACCGATTATTATGCGGCCGAGGCCCTTGCCCGGCGGACGGCCTCGCTGACCGGTGGCCTCCTCGTCGATTTCATCCCCTTCGGCGTCACCCCGCTTCACATGGGCTTTCCGGGAACCATTAGCCTTCGGGCGGAGACAATGATCGCCGTGTTCATGGATGTGGTGGGAAGTGTTCATCATCATGGCGCACGTAATTTTGTCTTCTACAACTGGCACGAGCGTAACCTGCCAGTTGTTGAGATAGCTGCCGAGCGTGCCCAGAACGAACTTGAGGGTGCCAAAGTGCTTATCGTTCATGCTCATTTTATCGCTAAGGATAATTATGGCCAGGAGGTGGGCCTCACCCACGGTGGCGAGCTTGAGGTGTTGCCCGTCATGGCGGATCGGCCCGAGCTTGTGCATCTCGATTTGGCCGACGACCCCTCACCCCAGGGTCACGGTGTGGCACAAGACCGCCTCCGCCGCGATCCGGCAGTTTACTATATCCCCAAGGATGTGAAGACCATGTACGCCTCGGGATGGTACGGCAATATTAACGATACCTCACCCGAGCGTGTCGATGAGGTTGTCGAGGGCACATCAAGAATCGCTGCCGAGCGAATAAAAGCGTATTTCGAGATTTAG